In the Streptomyces sp. f51 genome, one interval contains:
- the npdG gene encoding NADPH-dependent F420 reductase produces the protein MTSTDSAQKAPAKDPWDLPDVSGLVVGVLGGTGPQGKGLAYRLAKAGQKVIIGSRAADRARAAADELGNGVEGADNAETARRSDIVIVAVPWEGHGKTLESLRGELAGKLVVDCVNPLGFDKQGAYALKPEEGSAAEQAAALLPGSRVTAAFHHLSAVLLADPEIEEIDTDVMVLGEERADVEIVQALAGRIPGMRGVFSGRLRNAHQVEALVANLISVNRRYKAHAGLRVTDV, from the coding sequence ATGACCTCTACTGACAGTGCACAGAAGGCCCCCGCCAAGGACCCCTGGGACCTGCCCGACGTGTCCGGACTCGTCGTCGGCGTGCTCGGCGGCACCGGTCCGCAGGGCAAGGGACTCGCCTACCGTCTCGCCAAGGCGGGCCAGAAGGTGATCATCGGCTCGCGCGCCGCCGACCGCGCGCGGGCCGCCGCCGACGAACTCGGCAACGGTGTGGAGGGCGCCGACAACGCGGAGACCGCGCGGCGCAGCGACATCGTGATCGTCGCCGTGCCCTGGGAGGGCCACGGCAAGACCCTCGAATCGCTGCGCGGGGAACTGGCCGGGAAGCTGGTCGTCGACTGCGTCAACCCGCTCGGCTTCGACAAGCAGGGCGCCTACGCGCTCAAGCCGGAGGAGGGCAGCGCCGCCGAACAGGCCGCCGCCCTGCTGCCCGGCTCCCGGGTCACCGCGGCCTTCCACCACCTCTCCGCCGTGCTCCTCGCGGACCCGGAGATCGAGGAGATCGACACCGATGTGATGGTCCTCGGCGAGGAGCGGGCCGACGTCGAGATCGTCCAGGCCCTCGCGGGCCGCATCCCCGGCATGCGGGGCGTCTTCTCCGGCCGTCTGCGCAACGCCCACCAGGTCGAGGCGCTGGTCGCCAACCTGATCTCGGTGAACCGCCGCTACAAGGCACACGCGGGGCTGCGGGTCACGGACGTATAG
- a CDS encoding sialidase family protein, translated as MTQPSAATGTDGTTGTDGTTGTGAGADPAVSVPFRAGREGYASFRIPAVVATRTGTLLAFCEGRVGSAQDHGNIDIVLRRSLDGGRTWGPLQIAANNGTDLAGNPAPVVLDTGRVLLVHVRSAASASEDALLRGRVKAADGRRVWVQHSDDEGLTWSAPKEITAQVKKAGWRWYATTPGHALQLGSGRVVVPANHTVAPTGADNGTEAKYNSGHCLLSDDRGTTWYLGYLDENTNGYVNVNETTAAELLDGRVYFNTRNDSPSPGNRADAHSLDGGRTLVKPFRPQAGLVTPIVQGSLLQLRDPDLLLFSGPADPDFRALMTLRASADGGTTWRSAHTVDGLPAAYSDLVRVDTGTVGLLYETGDFGAYETITFRRVPVTALG; from the coding sequence ATGACACAGCCGAGCGCAGCGACCGGGACCGACGGGACGACAGGGACCGACGGGACGACAGGGACCGGGGCGGGTGCGGACCCCGCCGTGAGCGTCCCCTTCCGCGCCGGACGCGAGGGCTACGCCAGTTTCCGGATCCCCGCCGTCGTCGCCACCCGTACCGGCACCCTGCTGGCCTTCTGCGAGGGCCGGGTCGGCTCCGCGCAGGACCACGGGAACATCGACATCGTGCTCAGACGGTCCCTGGACGGCGGCCGGACCTGGGGACCGCTCCAGATCGCCGCGAACAACGGGACCGACCTCGCGGGCAACCCCGCGCCCGTCGTCCTCGACACCGGCCGCGTCCTGCTCGTCCACGTCCGCAGCGCCGCGAGCGCCTCCGAGGACGCCCTGCTGCGCGGCAGGGTCAAGGCGGCCGACGGGCGGCGCGTGTGGGTGCAGCACAGCGACGACGAAGGGCTCACCTGGTCGGCTCCCAAGGAGATCACCGCACAGGTCAAGAAGGCGGGCTGGCGGTGGTACGCCACGACACCGGGCCACGCCCTCCAACTCGGCTCCGGCCGGGTGGTGGTCCCCGCCAACCACACCGTCGCGCCCACCGGCGCCGACAACGGGACCGAGGCGAAGTACAACAGCGGGCACTGTCTGCTCAGCGACGACCGCGGGACGACCTGGTACCTCGGCTACCTCGACGAGAACACCAACGGATACGTCAACGTCAACGAGACCACCGCCGCCGAACTCCTCGACGGCCGCGTCTACTTCAACACCCGCAACGACTCCCCGTCGCCCGGCAACCGCGCCGACGCCCACTCCCTCGACGGCGGCAGGACCCTGGTCAAGCCCTTCCGTCCGCAGGCCGGGCTCGTCACCCCGATCGTCCAGGGCAGCCTGCTCCAGCTCCGCGACCCGGACCTGCTCCTGTTCTCGGGGCCCGCGGACCCGGACTTCCGCGCCCTGATGACGCTCCGCGCCTCCGCCGACGGCGGCACCACCTGGCGCTCGGCGCACACCGTGGACGGACTGCCCGCCGCCTACTCCGACCTGGTCCGCGTCGACACCGGCACGGTCGGACTCCTCTACGAGACGGGCGACTTCGGCGCCTACGAGACGATCACCTTCCGGCGTGTCCCGGTGACCGCGCTCGGGTGA
- the map gene encoding type I methionyl aminopeptidase, with protein sequence MSGQSLLVPGELSPTLPVPGNIRRPEYVGKPAPTPYTGPEVQTPETIEAMRVAGRIAARAMAEAAKLIAPGVTTDELDRVAHAYMCDHGAYPSTLGYRGFPKSLCTSVNEVICHGIPDSTVLRDGDIVNLDVTAYIGGVHGDNNATYLVGDVDEESRLLVERTRESLDRAIKAVRPGRQINIIGRVIESYAKRFGYGVVRDFTGHGINSSFHSGLIVPHYDNPHATTVMQPGMTFTIEPMLTLGTHDYDMWDDGWTVVTKDRRRTAQFEHTLVVTGSGAEILTLP encoded by the coding sequence ATGTCTGGCCAGTCGCTGCTCGTACCAGGGGAGCTCTCTCCCACCCTTCCCGTGCCGGGAAACATCAGGCGCCCCGAGTACGTGGGAAAGCCCGCCCCCACGCCGTACACCGGACCGGAGGTGCAGACGCCCGAGACGATCGAGGCGATGCGCGTCGCCGGGCGGATCGCCGCGCGGGCGATGGCCGAGGCCGCGAAGCTCATCGCGCCGGGCGTGACGACGGACGAGCTGGACCGGGTGGCGCACGCGTACATGTGCGACCACGGCGCCTACCCGTCGACCCTCGGCTACCGCGGTTTCCCCAAGTCGCTGTGCACCTCGGTCAACGAGGTCATCTGCCACGGCATCCCCGACTCCACGGTGCTGCGCGACGGCGACATCGTGAACCTCGACGTGACGGCGTACATCGGCGGGGTGCACGGCGACAACAACGCGACCTACCTGGTCGGTGACGTGGACGAGGAGTCGAGGCTCCTCGTGGAGCGGACCCGGGAGTCGCTCGACCGCGCGATCAAGGCAGTCAGGCCGGGGCGCCAGATCAACATCATCGGGCGCGTCATCGAGTCGTACGCGAAGCGCTTCGGGTACGGGGTCGTGCGTGACTTCACCGGGCACGGGATCAACTCCTCGTTCCACTCCGGGCTGATCGTCCCGCACTACGACAACCCGCACGCGACCACCGTCATGCAGCCCGGGATGACCTTCACCATCGAGCCCATGCTCACCCTCGGTACGCACGACTACGACATGTGGGACGACGGCTGGACCGTCGTGACGAAGGACCGCAGGCGCACGGCCCAGTTCGAGCACACCCTCGTCGTCACCGGCAGCGGCGCGGAGATCCTCACCCTGCCGTAG
- a CDS encoding biliverdin-producing heme oxygenase encodes MNASDTPDTPSTPDPADPAAVPFSTLIRTASHEQHTEAETSTFMSDLLGGRLGVEAYTRYTEQLWFVYEALEAETGRLAADPVAGPFLRPELPRRGALERDLAHLRGPDWRDSLTALPATRAYADRVTECARTWPGGYVAHHYTRYLGDLSGGQIIRGRAERAWGFSRKGDGVRFYVFEDIANPAAFKRSYRELLDGVRADDLERQRIVAECKRAFALNTGVFGALGAEFPLSA; translated from the coding sequence ATGAACGCGTCGGACACGCCGGACACCCCGAGCACGCCGGACCCTGCGGACCCGGCGGCCGTCCCCTTCTCGACGCTCATCCGCACCGCGTCGCACGAACAGCACACCGAGGCGGAGACCTCGACGTTCATGAGCGACCTGCTCGGCGGCCGGCTCGGCGTCGAGGCGTACACGCGCTACACCGAGCAGCTGTGGTTCGTGTACGAGGCGCTGGAGGCGGAGACCGGGCGCCTGGCCGCCGATCCGGTGGCCGGGCCGTTCCTGCGGCCCGAGCTGCCGCGCCGCGGCGCGCTGGAGCGTGACCTCGCCCATCTTCGCGGCCCCGACTGGCGGGACTCGCTCACCGCGCTGCCCGCGACCCGCGCGTACGCGGACCGGGTCACGGAGTGCGCCCGGACGTGGCCGGGAGGCTATGTGGCCCACCACTACACGCGCTATCTGGGCGATCTCTCCGGGGGCCAGATCATCCGTGGCAGGGCCGAGCGGGCCTGGGGGTTCAGCCGCAAGGGCGACGGGGTCCGCTTCTACGTCTTCGAAGACATCGCCAACCCGGCCGCGTTCAAGCGGAGCTATCGCGAACTGCTGGACGGGGTCCGGGCCGACGACCTGGAGAGGCAGCGGATCGTGGCGGAGTGCAAGCGGGCTTTCGCCCTGAACACCGGGGTGTTCGGGGCGCTGGGGGCGGAGTTCCCGCTGAGCGCGTGA
- a CDS encoding PhzF family phenazine biosynthesis protein gives MTDYDVLRVFCGPGGGYGNELGVVREGSVMPDRAERQEFAAKLGFSETVFVDDPERGVIDIYTPSLRLPFAGHPCVGVGWLLDVPELVTPAGVVGVRLDGEFSWIEARAEWAPPRTLRRHGTAAEVDALAVPPSGEWIYAWAWEDEAAGRVRARAFPGRNDGIEEDEATGAAALLLTQQLGRALNITQGVGSQILTAPQPGDWVEMGGRVRLER, from the coding sequence GTGACTGACTACGACGTGCTGCGGGTCTTCTGCGGACCAGGCGGCGGGTATGGCAATGAGCTCGGTGTCGTGCGCGAGGGTTCGGTGATGCCGGACCGTGCGGAACGGCAGGAGTTCGCCGCGAAACTCGGCTTCAGCGAGACCGTGTTCGTCGACGACCCCGAGCGCGGGGTCATCGACATCTACACCCCCTCGCTGCGGCTGCCGTTCGCGGGCCATCCGTGCGTCGGGGTGGGCTGGTTGCTCGATGTGCCCGAACTGGTCACGCCCGCCGGTGTGGTGGGGGTCCGGCTGGACGGCGAGTTCAGCTGGATCGAGGCGCGCGCCGAATGGGCCCCGCCCAGGACGCTGCGCCGGCACGGGACCGCGGCCGAGGTCGACGCGCTGGCCGTGCCGCCGTCGGGCGAGTGGATCTACGCCTGGGCCTGGGAGGACGAGGCCGCGGGCCGGGTGCGGGCCCGCGCCTTCCCCGGCCGCAACGACGGCATCGAGGAGGACGAGGCCACCGGGGCGGCGGCGCTGCTGCTGACCCAGCAGCTCGGCCGTGCCCTCAACATCACCCAGGGCGTCGGTTCGCAGATCCTGACCGCACCCCAGCCGGGCGACTGGGTGGAGATGGGCGGCCGAGTCCGCCTGGAACGCTGA
- the efeO gene encoding iron uptake system protein EfeO, translated as MRAVRLSVVTAAATAAALAAVTGCTQKSDAKNGDAIQVTAADSKCETSTKTVPAGHVTLKIENKGSQATEVEIVFPDDRIVSEKENIGPGTKYTLTAEVKAGSYEIACRPGMKGHGVRQKLTVTGGKVAQRDPRLDKAVASYREWAQSEADATIPRVKTFADAIKAGDLEAAMKAYAPSRVGWESTEPIAESFGDIDPKTDTRADGLEKGQKWTGWHALEKALWADKKIGDEQKALAGQLVTDLTDWQKRVGKAEITPTSMANGAKELLDEVATGKVTGEEDRYSHTDLSDFKGNVDGAQKAYELLKPVAAENDAALTAELDKQFAALDKLLDKYRTDKTSDGFVSYDTVGKADRKELSDAVNALAEPLSKLAAAVVK; from the coding sequence ATGCGAGCCGTCCGACTGTCCGTTGTCACCGCTGCCGCCACCGCGGCCGCTCTGGCCGCCGTCACGGGCTGCACCCAGAAGAGCGACGCGAAGAACGGCGACGCGATCCAGGTGACGGCCGCCGACTCCAAGTGCGAGACGTCCACAAAGACCGTGCCGGCCGGCCACGTCACCCTGAAGATCGAGAACAAGGGGTCCCAGGCCACCGAGGTCGAGATCGTCTTCCCCGACGACCGCATCGTCTCCGAGAAGGAGAACATCGGCCCCGGCACCAAGTACACGCTGACCGCCGAGGTCAAGGCCGGTTCGTACGAGATCGCCTGCCGCCCGGGCATGAAGGGCCACGGCGTCCGCCAGAAGCTCACCGTCACCGGCGGCAAGGTCGCCCAGCGCGACCCGCGCCTGGACAAGGCCGTCGCCTCCTACCGTGAGTGGGCGCAGTCCGAGGCCGACGCCACGATCCCCAGGGTCAAGACGTTCGCCGACGCCATCAAGGCCGGCGACCTCGAGGCCGCCATGAAGGCCTACGCCCCCTCGCGCGTCGGCTGGGAGAGCACCGAGCCGATCGCCGAGTCCTTCGGCGACATCGATCCCAAGACCGACACCCGCGCCGACGGCCTGGAGAAGGGCCAGAAGTGGACCGGCTGGCACGCGCTGGAGAAGGCGCTGTGGGCGGACAAGAAGATCGGTGACGAGCAGAAGGCCCTCGCCGGCCAGCTCGTCACCGACCTGACCGACTGGCAGAAGCGCGTCGGCAAGGCCGAGATCACCCCGACCTCCATGGCCAACGGCGCCAAGGAGCTGCTCGACGAGGTCGCCACCGGCAAGGTCACCGGCGAGGAGGACCGCTACTCGCACACGGACCTCAGCGACTTCAAGGGCAACGTCGACGGCGCGCAGAAGGCGTACGAGCTGCTCAAGCCGGTCGCCGCGGAGAACGACGCGGCGCTGACGGCGGAGCTCGACAAGCAGTTCGCCGCGCTGGACAAGCTGCTCGACAAGTACCGCACGGACAAGACCTCGGACGGTTTCGTCTCGTACGACACGGTCGGCAAGGCCGACCGCAAGGAGCTCTCGGACGCCGTCAACGCGCTCGCCGAGCCCCTGTCCAAGCTCGCCGCCGCCGTCGTGAAGTAG
- the efeB gene encoding iron uptake transporter deferrochelatase/peroxidase subunit yields the protein MTDTTDSANTAGTARAGSAPTRRNLIGWGGAGLALGAAAAGGAVAMTRTGNDVDPAGADTGAAVPFHGAHQAGIATAVQDRLHFAAFDVKTDDRAEFVQLLKDWTQAAARMTAGHTVGEGAYGGLAEAPPDDTGEALGLKPSRLTLTIGFGPSLFDRFGLADRRPQALVDLPEFPGDNLDKARSDGDLCVQACADDPQVAVHAIRNLARIGFGKVAIRWSQLGFGKTSSTTPDAQTPRNLMGFKDGTRNIAGTETARLKKFVWADEKDHDPNSAWMSGGSYLVARRIRMNIETWDRTSLQEQEDVFGRDKGEGAPAGKAKEHDKPFLKAMKPDAHVRLAHPDSNDGITILRRGYSFTDGTDGLGRLEAGLFFLAYQRDVRKGFIPLQRSLSRSDALNEYIQHVSSAVFAVPPGVRDKDDWWGRALFSKEA from the coding sequence ATGACGGACACGACCGACAGCGCGAACACCGCCGGCACCGCCCGCGCCGGCTCCGCGCCGACCCGGCGCAACCTGATCGGCTGGGGCGGTGCCGGGCTCGCGCTCGGCGCCGCCGCGGCCGGCGGCGCCGTCGCCATGACCCGCACGGGCAACGACGTGGACCCGGCCGGCGCCGACACCGGTGCCGCCGTCCCCTTCCACGGCGCCCACCAGGCCGGCATCGCGACAGCCGTGCAGGACCGGCTGCACTTCGCCGCGTTCGACGTGAAGACGGACGACCGCGCCGAGTTCGTCCAGCTCCTCAAGGACTGGACGCAGGCGGCCGCCCGGATGACCGCCGGACACACGGTCGGCGAGGGCGCGTACGGCGGTCTGGCCGAGGCTCCGCCGGACGACACCGGTGAGGCCCTCGGGCTCAAGCCGTCGCGGCTGACCCTGACCATCGGCTTCGGTCCGTCACTGTTCGACAGGTTCGGTCTCGCCGACCGGCGCCCGCAGGCGCTCGTGGACCTGCCGGAGTTCCCGGGCGACAACCTGGACAAGGCCCGCAGCGACGGCGACCTGTGCGTCCAGGCCTGCGCGGACGACCCGCAGGTGGCGGTGCACGCCATCCGCAACCTGGCCCGTATCGGCTTCGGCAAGGTCGCCATCCGCTGGTCGCAGCTCGGCTTCGGCAAGACCTCCTCGACGACCCCGGACGCGCAGACCCCGCGCAACCTCATGGGCTTCAAGGACGGCACCCGCAACATCGCGGGGACCGAGACCGCGCGGCTGAAGAAGTTCGTGTGGGCCGACGAGAAGGACCACGACCCGAACTCCGCCTGGATGAGCGGCGGTTCCTACCTCGTGGCCCGGCGCATCCGGATGAACATCGAGACCTGGGACCGTACCTCGCTCCAGGAGCAGGAGGACGTCTTCGGCCGCGACAAGGGCGAGGGCGCCCCCGCCGGGAAGGCCAAGGAGCACGACAAGCCGTTCCTGAAGGCCATGAAGCCCGACGCCCACGTCCGGCTGGCGCACCCCGACTCCAACGACGGCATCACGATCCTGCGCCGCGGCTACTCCTTCACGGACGGCACGGACGGTCTCGGCCGCCTCGAAGCGGGCCTGTTCTTCCTCGCCTACCAGCGGGACGTGCGCAAGGGGTTCATCCCCCTCCAGCGGAGCCTGTCGCGCTCCGACGCGCTCAACGAGTACATCCAGCACGTGAGTTCGGCTGTCTTCGCCGTTCCGCCCGGCGTCCGGGACAAGGACGACTGGTGGGGCAGGGCGCTGTTCTCCAAGGAGGCGTAG
- the efeU gene encoding iron uptake transporter permease EfeU — MFSNYLIGLREGLEASLVVCILIAYLVKTGRRDALKPIWAGIAVAITVALGFGCALEFGSQEMTFQAQEALGGSLSILAVGLVTWMVFWMRRTARHLKSELHGKLDAALAMGTGALVATAFLAVGREGLETALFVWASVHAASDGTPRPLIGVALGLATAVLLGWLFYRGALKINLAKFFTWTGGMLVVVAAGVLAYGVHDLQEADFIPGLTRLAFDISDTIDPTSWYGTLLKGVFNFQPDPTVLQVTVWALYLVPTLTIFFAPVGFASGKKKVKAADAQGSHGSQPSKAS, encoded by the coding sequence GTGTTCAGCAACTATCTGATCGGACTCCGCGAGGGCCTGGAGGCCAGCCTCGTCGTCTGCATCCTCATCGCCTACCTGGTGAAGACGGGGCGCAGGGACGCCCTGAAGCCGATCTGGGCGGGCATCGCGGTCGCGATCACCGTGGCGCTCGGCTTCGGCTGCGCCCTCGAATTCGGCTCGCAGGAGATGACGTTCCAGGCGCAGGAGGCGCTCGGCGGTTCGCTGTCGATCCTCGCCGTGGGCCTGGTGACGTGGATGGTCTTCTGGATGCGGCGCACCGCCCGGCATCTGAAGTCCGAACTGCACGGCAAGCTGGACGCGGCGCTCGCGATGGGCACGGGCGCGCTGGTCGCGACCGCGTTCCTGGCGGTCGGCCGTGAGGGCCTGGAGACGGCCCTGTTCGTGTGGGCGTCGGTGCACGCGGCCAGCGACGGCACTCCCCGTCCGCTGATCGGCGTGGCGCTGGGCCTGGCCACCGCGGTCCTGCTCGGCTGGCTGTTCTACCGCGGCGCGCTGAAGATCAACCTCGCCAAGTTCTTCACCTGGACCGGCGGCATGCTGGTCGTCGTCGCCGCGGGCGTGCTCGCGTACGGCGTCCACGACCTCCAGGAGGCCGACTTCATCCCGGGCCTGACGCGTCTGGCCTTCGACATCAGCGACACGATCGACCCGACGAGCTGGTACGGGACCCTGCTCAAGGGTGTCTTCAACTTCCAGCCCGACCCGACCGTCCTTCAGGTCACGGTGTGGGCGCTGTACTTGGTCCCCACGCTCACGATCTTCTTCGCCCCGGTAGGGTTCGCCTCCGGGAAGAAGAAGGTGAAGGCAGCTGATGCGCAGGGATCGCACGGATCGCAGCCCTCGAAGGCCTCGTAG
- a CDS encoding bifunctional DNA primase/polymerase, with protein MSAEFAGRSGTRGRISKWLRGRRSEAPAETSAAGREELLLAAAAAGLPLAQAAHPVGYRCSCDRVGCPTPARHPVSFAWQTQSTTDRAQIERWARHQPKANFITATGMVHDVLDVPLDAGREALERLLASGIEVGPVAQTGDGRMLFFTLTRGTPEDEDEWWPCELDCHPETMDEHPGFRWHCRGSYVLVPPAQLPGGPGVDWVRGPEHALPDPLTLLETLTDACARYAGENGADQLAAWPHRG; from the coding sequence ATGAGCGCAGAGTTCGCAGGTCGCTCCGGCACGCGGGGCAGGATCTCGAAGTGGCTGCGCGGACGCCGGTCCGAAGCCCCGGCGGAGACCTCCGCCGCAGGCCGTGAGGAGCTTCTGCTCGCCGCCGCCGCCGCGGGACTGCCGCTCGCGCAGGCCGCCCACCCCGTCGGCTACCGCTGTTCCTGTGACCGCGTCGGCTGTCCCACGCCCGCGCGTCACCCCGTCTCCTTCGCCTGGCAGACGCAGTCGACGACCGACCGCGCCCAGATCGAGCGCTGGGCCCGGCACCAGCCGAAGGCGAACTTCATCACCGCGACCGGCATGGTGCACGACGTCCTGGACGTGCCGCTGGACGCGGGCCGCGAGGCCCTGGAGCGCCTGCTCGCCTCCGGCATCGAGGTCGGACCCGTCGCGCAGACCGGCGACGGACGCATGCTGTTCTTCACCCTCACCCGCGGTACGCCCGAGGACGAGGACGAGTGGTGGCCCTGCGAGCTCGACTGCCACCCCGAGACGATGGACGAACACCCCGGCTTCCGCTGGCACTGCCGCGGCTCGTACGTCCTGGTGCCGCCGGCCCAGCTGCCCGGTGGTCCGGGCGTGGACTGGGTGCGCGGCCCCGAGCACGCGCTGCCCGACCCGCTCACGCTCCTGGAGACCCTGACCGACGCGTGCGCCCGCTACGCCGGGGAGAACGGCGCGGACCAGCTCGCCGCCTGGCCCCACAGGGGCTGA
- the ddaH gene encoding dimethylargininase — protein sequence MHPVRRATPRRYLMCPPVHFDVTYAINPWMNPAKPVDVPLALAQWEDLRDRYRSLGHAVEELAPRPGLPDMVFAANGATVVDGRVLGARFAYPQREAEAAAHLEWFRARGVGPVREPEHVNEGEGDFVVTASYLLAGRGFRASPLSHGEAQEFFGRPVIGLDLVDPRYYHLDTALAVLDDGTDEVMYYPPAFSPGSREVLRRLFPDALTATEEDAAALGLNAVSDGLHVLLPQEATGLFDPLRERGFVPVGVDLGELLKGGGSVKCCTQELRA from the coding sequence TTGCACCCTGTCCGCCGCGCCACGCCCCGGCGCTACCTCATGTGCCCCCCGGTGCACTTCGACGTCACGTACGCGATCAATCCGTGGATGAACCCGGCCAAGCCGGTCGACGTGCCGCTGGCCCTGGCCCAGTGGGAGGACCTGCGGGACCGCTACCGCTCCCTCGGGCACGCGGTCGAGGAGCTCGCTCCGCGCCCGGGTCTGCCGGACATGGTCTTCGCGGCGAACGGCGCGACGGTCGTGGACGGCCGGGTGCTGGGCGCCCGGTTCGCCTACCCGCAGCGCGAGGCCGAGGCGGCGGCGCATCTGGAGTGGTTCCGCGCCCGCGGTGTCGGGCCGGTCCGCGAACCGGAGCACGTCAACGAGGGAGAGGGCGACTTCGTCGTCACGGCGTCGTACCTGCTGGCGGGCCGCGGCTTCCGGGCGAGCCCGCTCTCGCACGGTGAGGCGCAGGAGTTCTTCGGCCGCCCGGTGATCGGCCTCGACCTGGTCGACCCGCGCTACTACCACCTGGACACCGCGCTCGCCGTCCTCGACGACGGCACGGACGAGGTCATGTACTACCCGCCCGCGTTCTCCCCCGGCAGCCGCGAGGTCCTGCGGCGGCTGTTCCCCGACGCGCTGACCGCCACGGAGGAGGACGCCGCCGCGCTGGGCCTCAACGCCGTCTCGGACGGTCTGCACGTGCTGCTGCCGCAGGAGGCCACGGGCCTGTTCGACCCGCTCAGGGAACGCGGCTTCGTTCCCGTCGGCGTCGACCTCGGCGAACTCCTCAAGGGCGGGGGCAGCGTGAAGTGCTGCACCCAGGAGCTGCGGGCCTGA
- a CDS encoding small ribosomal subunit Rsm22 family protein: MNAPASPADILRGALAGLLDGLPPKAAAQAVERLIVNYRGTTPTHTPVLRDRSDVAAYAAYRMPATFEAVCAALEAFADAVPGWAPGSHVDVGGGTGAATWAVNATWEGVRPVTVLDWAEPALALGREIAAANPELECAEWRRSRIGAALTIESTDLVTISYVLGELTEEDRGSVVDAAASAAPAVVVIEPGTPDGYARVLAARERLIGAGFHVAAPCPHSAACPIVPGQDWCHFSARVARSSLHRQVKGGSLPYEDEKFSYVAATRLAPEPAPSRVVRKPQIRKGQVLLDLCEPDERLRRETVTKRHGPLYKAARDAEWGDAWPPPGDAS; encoded by the coding sequence GTGAACGCCCCCGCATCCCCCGCCGACATCCTGCGCGGCGCCCTCGCCGGACTGCTCGACGGACTGCCGCCCAAGGCCGCCGCGCAGGCGGTCGAGCGGCTGATCGTGAACTACCGGGGGACCACCCCGACCCACACGCCGGTCCTGCGGGACCGCTCGGACGTGGCCGCCTACGCCGCGTACCGGATGCCCGCGACCTTCGAGGCGGTGTGCGCGGCGCTGGAGGCGTTCGCGGACGCGGTGCCCGGCTGGGCGCCGGGCAGCCACGTGGACGTCGGGGGCGGCACCGGCGCGGCCACCTGGGCGGTGAACGCGACCTGGGAGGGCGTCCGCCCGGTCACCGTGCTCGACTGGGCCGAGCCGGCCCTCGCGCTCGGCCGGGAGATCGCCGCCGCCAACCCGGAGCTGGAGTGCGCCGAGTGGCGGCGCTCTCGTATCGGAGCGGCGCTCACCATCGAGAGCACTGATCTCGTCACGATCTCCTACGTCCTCGGCGAGCTCACCGAGGAGGACCGCGGCTCGGTCGTGGACGCCGCCGCGAGCGCCGCCCCGGCCGTCGTGGTCATCGAACCCGGCACCCCCGACGGCTACGCCCGGGTGCTGGCCGCCCGCGAGCGCCTGATCGGCGCCGGCTTCCACGTCGCCGCCCCCTGCCCGCACAGCGCGGCCTGCCCCATCGTCCCCGGCCAGGACTGGTGCCACTTCTCGGCCCGCGTCGCCCGCTCCTCCCTGCACCGCCAGGTCAAGGGCGGCTCCCTGCCCTACGAGGACGAGAAGTTCAGCTATGTCGCGGCGACCCGCCTCGCGCCCGAACCGGCGCCCTCGCGTGTGGTGCGCAAGCCGCAGATCCGCAAGGGGCAGGTGCTGCTCGACCTGTGCGAGCCGGACGAGCGGCTGCGCCGGGAGACGGTGACCAAGCGCCACGGACCGCTGTACAAGGCGGCCCGCGACGCCGAGTGGGGCGACGCCTGGCCGCCGCCCGGGGACGCCTCCTGA